One region of Deltaproteobacteria bacterium PRO3 genomic DNA includes:
- a CDS encoding FkbM family methyltransferase, translating into MDLLSRIKNKIKNNISRKQEPTSISLKDAKIWFENRRHSYDYIVEKVYRYVNPNGVYFDIGANIGFFSKILLEKISFTGTAHLFEPIPHLANLCEQLFFNSTLNINIHAFGLGSSNTQCTIFTASDGNIGWNTIVEEKTSSNMKSITIDIKTIDSLNLPSPQFIKIDVEGSEYQVLAGMIKSLKHARHLPIILCEIGWGAKDHPHWDMEVSIFNELFNLGYKLQSLEGKNLNLNSIIKTTDTLLIPG; encoded by the coding sequence ATGGACTTACTATCAAGAATTAAAAATAAAATTAAGAATAATATTTCCCGCAAACAAGAACCTACCTCAATTTCACTCAAAGATGCAAAAATCTGGTTTGAAAATAGGCGACATAGTTATGATTATATTGTTGAGAAGGTGTACAGATATGTAAACCCTAATGGAGTGTATTTTGATATTGGGGCCAATATCGGTTTTTTTTCCAAAATTTTGTTGGAAAAAATTTCTTTCACTGGCACTGCTCACCTTTTTGAACCAATTCCTCATCTTGCAAATTTGTGCGAACAGTTATTTTTTAATTCCACCTTAAACATCAATATCCACGCATTTGGACTTGGATCATCAAATACCCAATGCACAATTTTTACTGCAAGTGACGGAAATATCGGATGGAACACAATTGTTGAAGAAAAAACTTCCTCAAATATGAAATCAATCACAATTGACATCAAAACAATTGACTCTTTAAACTTGCCTAGTCCTCAGTTTATAAAAATTGATGTGGAGGGTTCTGAATACCAAGTACTGGCTGGAATGATAAAGAGTTTGAAACATGCACGCCATTTACCAATCATACTTTGCGAGATTGGATGGGGTGCAAAAGATCATCCTCATTGGGACATGGAGGTTTCGATATTCAATGAGTTGTTCAACCTGGGCTACAAACTACAAAGTTTAGAGGGTAAAAACCTTAATCTCAATTCTATAATAAAAACCACAGATACGCTCTTAATACCTGGTTAG
- a CDS encoding LamG domain-containing protein — translation MKGLFKVLFAFIVFSAILPMGAALAQGKRDPDAAYDPVNNRYLMVWEESDGANTNILAQFRNPDGSVGAGAPTLISVPRPTQGCFYGQFDSHNGDITTPTDCPGNKNPSVAFNNGQYIVVWEVHGTAGAPSSAPDNQFINLFAKVIDANTLNPLSGWEEGILISKVFIAANNAESRCGDRHACNDSQIQAWSKSINPDVAPRVGGQGFVVTWQTNKDFIGCADADRRRGWAVYGRYIDQNFSATSTTNPPAFAVFKDDSTMADSCEPTSNVDNGSNPRIAVNQTSNDFVIAYEVARASGGNASIGAKRVTLDGSNVGQVNGNIMPDLVASVSGSSLNNPEVVSYGNQYVVFASDGSNIRGKAFSSSSISSSAPSVIDLSGGSKINVRAASNLGIGGVRPAPNSSPERILIAYQNGGNIFVATLREDLSVAHGPENISAGMSVSNRAVEVSSDERNFIASWDGLAGGEEQVFVEFVSSEDGGTTNVPPTAPVLLTPINGVTFAPIRAYLSWNASTDTDGGTITYRLYFGETVVPATPQVTGLTQTQFVIGPETQVMTGITLLPGRTYRWKIEADDGQGGVTSSPTRTLITDSSVVGWWRFDEDPTGPVCAGGGVGESVCDSSGNNNHGVPSGGPTWLPPPSIGVLGGAIDFDGINDKIDVLHDLSLDIGTEMSISCKITFASASSNTAFLTKDNPSDGPYAFRQTTANNIGIAVRTTTTWKEALADATPFLGSNLRATGTYNGININIYFNENVQNTVSGTGTVLNNTNNLKIGFDPFWNGFLTSIVDECIIFNKSLVSSEILNLVNSDN, via the coding sequence ATGAAAGGTCTCTTTAAGGTCCTTTTCGCTTTTATCGTTTTCTCGGCCATTCTTCCGATGGGTGCGGCCCTTGCTCAGGGCAAAAGGGATCCGGATGCCGCTTACGATCCGGTCAACAACCGGTATTTAATGGTTTGGGAAGAGTCGGATGGCGCAAATACCAATATCCTAGCTCAATTTAGAAATCCGGACGGTTCGGTTGGGGCCGGTGCTCCGACTTTGATTTCGGTGCCGAGGCCGACTCAGGGATGTTTCTACGGTCAATTTGATTCCCACAATGGGGACATTACGACGCCGACTGATTGCCCTGGGAATAAAAACCCGTCGGTTGCCTTCAACAACGGGCAGTATATCGTCGTTTGGGAAGTCCACGGCACTGCCGGCGCCCCTTCTTCAGCTCCTGACAACCAATTCATCAACCTTTTTGCGAAAGTCATTGATGCAAATACCTTAAACCCGCTATCCGGCTGGGAAGAGGGGATTTTGATCAGCAAGGTGTTTATCGCGGCCAACAACGCGGAGTCGAGGTGCGGGGATCGCCACGCCTGTAACGACAGCCAGATTCAGGCTTGGAGCAAGTCCATTAATCCTGACGTGGCGCCGCGTGTGGGAGGGCAGGGTTTTGTCGTCACTTGGCAGACCAATAAGGATTTTATCGGTTGTGCGGACGCCGACCGGCGTAGAGGATGGGCTGTTTACGGGCGCTACATCGATCAGAATTTTTCGGCCACTTCCACGACCAATCCTCCGGCTTTTGCGGTCTTCAAAGATGACTCCACTATGGCAGATAGTTGCGAGCCGACCTCCAATGTGGACAACGGTAGCAATCCTCGTATTGCCGTAAATCAGACCTCCAATGATTTTGTCATTGCCTATGAGGTGGCGCGAGCTAGTGGTGGAAATGCCAGTATCGGCGCCAAACGAGTGACTTTGGATGGTTCCAATGTCGGACAGGTTAACGGTAATATCATGCCGGACCTGGTGGCTTCAGTCAGTGGCTCCAGCCTAAATAACCCCGAAGTTGTTAGTTATGGAAATCAATACGTTGTTTTCGCCAGTGACGGATCGAATATCCGAGGAAAGGCTTTTAGCAGTTCCTCCATTTCCTCTTCGGCACCATCCGTGATCGATTTGAGCGGTGGATCGAAGATTAATGTTCGAGCGGCAAGCAATTTAGGCATCGGTGGTGTACGACCGGCGCCGAACTCTTCCCCGGAAAGAATATTAATCGCTTACCAAAATGGTGGAAATATTTTCGTCGCTACCTTGCGTGAGGATTTGAGCGTGGCTCATGGACCAGAAAACATTTCGGCTGGCATGAGTGTCTCCAATCGCGCCGTTGAGGTGAGCAGTGATGAACGCAATTTTATAGCTAGCTGGGATGGCCTGGCAGGAGGAGAGGAGCAGGTTTTTGTGGAATTTGTGTCTTCGGAGGATGGTGGGACTACAAATGTGCCACCAACGGCTCCGGTACTATTAACGCCAATTAATGGAGTTACTTTCGCTCCAATTAGAGCTTATTTGAGTTGGAATGCTTCCACTGATACGGATGGGGGTACGATCACCTATCGCCTTTATTTTGGAGAAACTGTTGTTCCAGCAACCCCTCAAGTTACTGGTTTAACCCAAACCCAATTCGTTATCGGACCGGAAACACAAGTAATGACTGGAATTACATTACTTCCAGGAAGGACTTATCGGTGGAAGATTGAGGCCGATGATGGACAAGGGGGTGTTACCAGTAGCCCGACTAGGACGCTTATCACTGATAGCAGTGTTGTTGGTTGGTGGAGGTTTGATGAAGATCCGACTGGTCCGGTATGCGCTGGTGGTGGGGTTGGGGAGTCGGTTTGCGATTCGTCGGGAAATAACAACCATGGAGTGCCGAGTGGAGGACCCACGTGGCTACCGCCGCCTAGTATAGGTGTGCTAGGCGGCGCAATAGATTTTGACGGTATTAATGATAAAATTGATGTTTTGCATGACTTATCATTAGATATAGGTACTGAAATGAGTATTTCTTGTAAGATAACTTTTGCGTCTGCTTCCTCAAATACCGCTTTTTTAACCAAAGATAATCCTTCTGACGGTCCTTATGCATTTCGACAAACAACTGCAAACAACATAGGAATAGCGGTCAGAACAACAACTACTTGGAAGGAAGCCTTAGCGGATGCAACCCCATTTTTGGGATCAAATTTAAGAGCTACTGGAACCTATAATGGAATAAACATAAATATATACTTTAATGAAAATGTGCAGAATACTGTTTCGGGAACAGGAACAGTATTAAATAACACAAATAATCTAAAGATTGGATTTGATCCGTTCTGGAATGGATTTTTAACATCAATAGTTGATGAATGTATAATTTTTAATAAAAGCCTTGTTTCAAGCGAAATCCTAAATCTGGTAAATTCGGACAACTAA
- a CDS encoding LamG domain-containing protein, protein MSRSRHFFSAIVPLFLCLALVRCGGGSSLENSTLGSVPGSWGKYLTPGGITATLDVYGGDGALATHVDLIVDMEQGTVSAPQFKIPIGDTYRFIIIFNYALSASEAIPYAYADFTWLVDEFSEEVTFSENDIRYGYDAQDPLVSASLSEGKIPNLDLDGDGWTNWEELRDKVNPKSPTSVPIVPTVEVRGQQDGAATTATVVVTARDNAHVEDLRLVDPLCGVTVISDTLVNNVDGSVTRTLTLRLDLLSVSKNPRTLQGLADDGVTPAQNANHTLNFTVVGSASQPYFVFTEPEEKGEVEGDAVFRGIACSRAEIDVGSVRFANQEISSVAWTGQRTPSGDFEMTSEAVNTTVLPDGLVTLRVEVQDSNGKTGQGSRVFSVVNDNQIKLVSPVGRRWVFGNEQIAVIVKNLPDSNLVVIEGNPNFSLTSSTAGGAVGKLAVGNLAEGAVLPLTFKAVRSDGSEVVRKVEFTVRNRPQIQFVPEATKVFRNWSTNLFYKVVNVDPQQLFIEGEPTDGKGSRICEEDAVAKGITVCTGKYPVKVTSSESFEISAARLATSGESCVNCGAEASSGTVNAGVTLPKDIPEINAAIVGDDEPEAPARVKFPVESPTQHYRLTVKDLREGTEIFADELQSDETAILNALEARRDYIATLQVLNGPGGNVLAEMFREFTTGDLGLVGWWRFKDDPNKLDCPGETSSRTVCDYSGKGNHGDPNQTLIWINENLSVLDDAIDFSSNSKIVIPHSISLEIFDGATFSCRLEARANSVTTGIIVKDSPQPGPFFMEQVGSNNLDIGLYTFEGTIGSWKGLRANILGLIGSSFRASGVYDGSFFYLYIDNQLIDSRSISGNIVNYPQSINLGYSPYHDNYFSGKLYDCMMFGRSLSLGEVGSL, encoded by the coding sequence GTGTCCCGGTCCCGTCATTTCTTTTCAGCGATCGTCCCTCTCTTTTTGTGTCTTGCCTTGGTGCGTTGCGGCGGGGGTAGCTCCCTGGAAAATTCGACCTTGGGCTCGGTTCCCGGTTCTTGGGGAAAATACCTCACTCCCGGCGGTATCACCGCGACCCTGGATGTTTACGGCGGCGACGGCGCGCTGGCGACGCATGTCGATTTGATCGTCGACATGGAGCAGGGGACGGTGAGCGCACCGCAGTTCAAAATTCCCATCGGAGATACCTACCGCTTCATTATTATTTTCAACTACGCCCTCAGCGCCAGCGAGGCCATTCCCTACGCCTATGCGGACTTTACTTGGCTGGTGGATGAGTTCAGCGAAGAGGTGACTTTTTCCGAAAACGACATCCGCTACGGTTATGACGCGCAGGATCCCCTGGTTTCCGCTTCGCTGTCGGAGGGGAAGATCCCCAATCTCGATCTGGACGGCGACGGCTGGACCAACTGGGAAGAGCTTCGCGACAAGGTGAACCCGAAAAGCCCGACCAGCGTGCCGATTGTGCCCACCGTCGAGGTGCGGGGTCAGCAGGACGGCGCGGCGACGACCGCGACGGTCGTCGTGACGGCGCGGGACAACGCGCACGTCGAGGATTTGCGCTTGGTCGACCCGCTTTGCGGGGTGACGGTGATCAGCGACACCTTGGTGAACAACGTGGACGGCTCGGTGACGCGCACCCTGACGCTTCGGCTCGATTTGCTGAGCGTGAGCAAGAATCCGCGGACGCTTCAGGGGCTGGCCGATGACGGCGTGACGCCGGCGCAGAATGCCAACCATACGCTTAACTTCACGGTGGTGGGCAGTGCCTCGCAGCCGTATTTTGTTTTTACCGAGCCGGAAGAGAAGGGGGAAGTCGAGGGGGATGCGGTGTTTCGGGGCATCGCCTGCAGTCGGGCGGAGATCGATGTCGGGTCGGTGAGGTTCGCCAACCAAGAGATTTCGTCGGTTGCATGGACCGGACAGCGGACGCCGTCGGGCGATTTCGAGATGACGAGCGAGGCTGTCAACACCACCGTGCTTCCGGACGGCCTGGTCACCCTTCGGGTGGAAGTGCAGGACTCCAACGGCAAGACGGGGCAGGGGAGCCGCGTGTTCAGCGTGGTCAACGATAATCAGATCAAGCTGGTGTCGCCGGTCGGCCGAAGATGGGTGTTCGGCAACGAGCAAATCGCGGTGATTGTGAAAAATTTGCCGGACAGCAATCTGGTGGTCATCGAGGGAAATCCCAATTTCAGCCTGACTTCCAGCACGGCGGGAGGAGCCGTCGGGAAGCTTGCCGTGGGCAATCTCGCCGAGGGAGCCGTCCTGCCGTTAACCTTCAAGGCGGTGCGTTCCGACGGCAGCGAGGTGGTGCGTAAGGTGGAGTTTACGGTTCGAAATCGACCCCAGATTCAATTTGTGCCGGAGGCGACGAAGGTCTTTCGCAACTGGAGCACGAATCTCTTTTATAAGGTCGTCAATGTCGATCCCCAGCAGTTATTTATCGAGGGCGAACCGACGGACGGCAAGGGCAGCCGTATTTGCGAGGAGGATGCCGTCGCGAAGGGGATTACGGTTTGCACCGGAAAGTATCCGGTGAAGGTGACGAGCTCGGAGTCTTTTGAGATTTCGGCGGCGCGCTTGGCGACTTCCGGGGAGTCTTGCGTCAATTGCGGTGCGGAGGCGAGCTCGGGGACCGTCAATGCCGGGGTGACTTTGCCTAAAGACATTCCGGAGATCAACGCGGCGATTGTGGGCGATGACGAGCCGGAGGCGCCGGCGAGGGTTAAATTTCCGGTGGAAAGTCCCACACAACACTATCGGCTGACGGTTAAGGACCTGCGGGAGGGCACCGAGATTTTCGCCGACGAACTGCAAAGCGATGAAACTGCGATCTTGAATGCGCTGGAGGCACGCCGTGATTACATAGCGACCTTGCAGGTTTTGAATGGCCCTGGAGGGAATGTTTTGGCGGAAATGTTTAGGGAGTTTACGACGGGGGATTTGGGGTTGGTGGGGTGGTGGAGGTTTAAGGATGATCCTAATAAATTGGATTGCCCTGGGGAAACGTCAAGTAGAACGGTGTGTGATTATTCGGGGAAGGGGAATCATGGGGATCCAAATCAGACTTTAATTTGGATTAACGAAAATTTATCTGTTTTGGATGATGCGATTGATTTTTCAAGCAATAGCAAAATCGTAATACCTCATAGTATTTCCCTGGAGATTTTTGACGGGGCGACTTTTTCTTGTAGGTTAGAGGCAAGGGCAAATTCTGTGACAACTGGTATTATAGTAAAAGATTCACCACAGCCTGGACCTTTTTTTATGGAACAAGTTGGATCAAATAATCTTGATATTGGTTTATATACTTTCGAAGGAACCATAGGTTCATGGAAGGGTTTAAGGGCAAATATTTTAGGTTTAATTGGTTCTTCTTTCAGAGCTTCAGGTGTTTATGATGGGAGCTTTTTTTACCTTTACATTGACAATCAATTAATTGATTCAAGATCGATTTCGGGAAATATTGTGAATTATCCTCAATCGATTAATTTGGGTTACAGCCCATACCATGATAACTATTTTTCTGGAAAATTATACGATTGTATGATGTTTGGTAGGTCCCTTTCATTAGGTGAGGTAGGCTCATTATAA
- a CDS encoding HAD family hydrolase, translating to MKNWMTILARRYEEARRLYPNDKLMILFDIDGTILDMRYMMLYVLRAFDREHATAHFAELDVEELSIHENQLAEFLERRGLPAAERERLAAWYEKNRWAPSAVMESHRPFQGVLEVIRWFQIQPQTYVGLNTGRPEFLRTDTLRSLNALAEEYRVEFTSELLFMNPSSWDHDIVQAKVAGMRRFEAEGFRVVAFIDNEPANLKAVAEADPEHKILLLHADTLFESHPRFIPERSVSGKEYALSSLVTERQLPRHVQFIWQGVNDGANLRQFLASNVTWGEMDVRRGPSAQGLVLGCEGFSESSGLGGEDAGRFEEYLSAFHRQGKSLLVDLHDPACLDSVIDALERAGIPEDRLCFKAEPPRLEERGIRLLAAAFPRAGLQCSVDFLVPMFQASPEQAEKFLRRLSGWGVNRFGVGWPFARQRGLLERIRDWGYRVAVEEVPDLEAFLQATLLLPDAIASDFNFPQWCYYGQGAGKRRHRYEMASEFNVQS from the coding sequence ATGAAAAACTGGATGACCATCCTGGCCCGGCGCTACGAAGAGGCGCGCCGGCTATACCCCAACGACAAGCTGATGATCCTGTTCGATATCGACGGGACGATCCTCGACATGCGCTACATGATGCTCTACGTGCTGCGGGCCTTCGACCGGGAGCACGCCACGGCCCACTTCGCGGAGCTCGACGTGGAGGAGTTGAGCATCCACGAGAACCAGCTGGCAGAATTTTTGGAGCGCCGCGGCCTGCCCGCGGCGGAGCGCGAGCGCCTGGCGGCCTGGTACGAGAAGAACCGCTGGGCCCCCAGCGCGGTGATGGAGTCGCACCGGCCCTTCCAAGGGGTCTTGGAGGTTATTCGGTGGTTCCAAATCCAGCCGCAGACTTACGTCGGCCTCAACACCGGCCGCCCGGAGTTTTTGCGAACGGACACGCTGCGCTCGCTCAATGCGCTCGCGGAAGAATATCGAGTGGAATTTACCAGCGAGCTGCTGTTCATGAACCCCTCGAGCTGGGACCACGACATCGTGCAGGCCAAGGTCGCCGGCATGCGTCGTTTCGAGGCGGAAGGGTTCCGCGTGGTGGCCTTCATCGACAACGAGCCGGCCAATTTGAAGGCGGTGGCCGAGGCCGATCCCGAGCACAAGATCTTGCTGTTGCACGCCGACACGCTCTTCGAATCGCATCCCCGGTTCATTCCGGAGCGTTCGGTGAGCGGGAAGGAATACGCGCTCAGCTCGCTGGTCACCGAGCGCCAGCTGCCCCGACACGTGCAATTTATTTGGCAGGGCGTGAACGACGGGGCCAACCTGCGGCAGTTTCTGGCCTCGAACGTCACTTGGGGAGAGATGGACGTGCGGCGGGGCCCTTCTGCGCAGGGTTTGGTCTTGGGCTGCGAGGGTTTTTCGGAATCCTCGGGTCTAGGGGGAGAAGACGCGGGGCGTTTTGAGGAGTATCTCTCCGCCTTTCATCGGCAGGGCAAGTCCTTGCTGGTTGACTTGCATGATCCGGCATGTCTCGACAGTGTGATCGACGCCCTGGAGCGCGCCGGAATCCCGGAGGACCGCCTTTGCTTCAAGGCCGAGCCGCCCCGGCTGGAGGAGCGGGGGATTCGCTTGTTGGCCGCGGCCTTTCCGCGGGCCGGCTTGCAGTGCTCGGTCGACTTCCTCGTGCCGATGTTTCAGGCCTCGCCGGAGCAGGCGGAGAAATTCCTGCGCAGGTTGAGCGGTTGGGGAGTCAACCGATTCGGCGTCGGCTGGCCTTTCGCCCGGCAGCGCGGCCTGCTGGAGCGGATTCGGGACTGGGGGTATCGAGTGGCGGTGGAGGAGGTGCCGGATCTCGAGGCCTTCCTGCAGGCGACCTTGCTGCTGCCGGACGCGATCGCCTCGGACTTCAATTTTCCGCAGTGGTGCTACTATGGGCAGGGGGCGGGGAAGAGGAGACACCGCTACGAGATGGCGTCCGAATTCAACGTCCAGTCCTAG
- a CDS encoding APC family permease, with translation MFKTFKKFVLGPPLRSAEIHEQKLSKKVALAVFSSDALSSVAYATEEILLVLVTAGMVAVQLSLPIAIAIGILLIILVSSYRETIQAYPSGGGAYIVAKENLGTYPGLIAGASLLTDYILTVSVSIASGTAAITSAFPSLLPYKIPICIFFVFLITVANLRGIKESGFIFSIPTYLFVFSFLTLIVVGLYRYFLGAPIEVHEPSHYPPVSHALTYFLILRAFSSGCAALTGVEAISNGVPAFKSPESRNANTTLVWMAVILLALFLGVTELARFYHVLPKHEETVVSQIARAVFGQGFFYYVIQGATAMILVLAANTAFADFPRLASLLARDGYMPRQLSSLGDRLAFSNGIILLGVASVLLIVLFNANVHSLIPLYAVGVFTSFTLSQSGMVRLWIKLKGKGWFRKVIINGIGATATFVTLLVIASTKFTHGAWMVIIFVPAIILWFLSVHNHYRDIVDQLHPNLGDLLPPKLHRVLIPISTFHKGTAKAISYALSISNDVRAVYIALDPERSEKIKDIWKNWCIDIPLVILQSPYRSIIRPLLDYIDELQKEEKDQLITVILPEFVAAKWWQQILHNQTALLIRGILMFKKGVTVTSVRHFLDY, from the coding sequence ATGTTTAAAACCTTCAAGAAGTTCGTCCTTGGGCCGCCCTTGCGCAGCGCCGAGATCCACGAGCAAAAGCTCAGCAAAAAAGTCGCCTTGGCGGTGTTCTCCTCCGACGCCCTGTCCTCCGTGGCCTACGCCACCGAAGAAATCCTGCTTGTCCTGGTCACCGCCGGGATGGTCGCAGTCCAGCTGTCGCTGCCTATCGCCATCGCCATCGGCATCTTACTGATAATCTTAGTCAGTTCCTACCGGGAAACCATCCAGGCCTACCCCTCGGGGGGCGGGGCCTATATCGTCGCCAAGGAAAACCTGGGGACCTATCCCGGCCTGATCGCCGGGGCCTCGCTCTTGACCGACTACATCTTGACGGTCTCGGTCAGCATCGCCTCCGGGACGGCGGCCATCACCTCGGCCTTTCCCTCCCTCTTGCCCTACAAAATCCCAATCTGCATCTTTTTTGTCTTTTTGATCACGGTGGCCAATCTTCGCGGGATCAAGGAGTCGGGCTTTATCTTTTCGATCCCGACCTATCTCTTCGTCTTCAGCTTCCTCACGCTGATCGTGGTCGGCTTGTACCGGTATTTTCTGGGGGCGCCGATCGAGGTGCACGAGCCCAGCCATTATCCGCCGGTGAGCCATGCGTTGACCTATTTTCTGATCCTGAGGGCCTTCTCTTCGGGTTGCGCGGCCTTGACCGGTGTCGAGGCGATCTCCAACGGGGTTCCGGCCTTCAAGTCCCCGGAGTCGCGCAACGCCAATACCACCCTCGTGTGGATGGCCGTCATCTTGCTTGCCCTGTTCTTGGGCGTCACCGAGTTGGCGCGTTTTTATCATGTTTTGCCGAAGCACGAGGAGACGGTGGTCAGCCAGATCGCGCGGGCGGTCTTTGGCCAGGGATTCTTTTACTACGTGATCCAGGGTGCGACCGCGATGATCTTGGTCTTGGCCGCCAACACCGCCTTCGCGGATTTTCCGCGGCTGGCCTCGCTGCTGGCGCGGGACGGCTACATGCCTCGGCAGCTCTCCTCGCTGGGCGACCGCCTGGCCTTCTCCAACGGAATCATCCTGCTGGGCGTGGCTTCGGTGCTGTTGATCGTTTTGTTCAACGCCAACGTCCACAGCTTGATCCCGCTTTACGCGGTCGGCGTCTTCACTTCCTTCACGCTTTCTCAATCCGGGATGGTGCGCCTTTGGATCAAGCTGAAGGGCAAGGGATGGTTCCGCAAGGTAATCATCAACGGCATCGGGGCGACCGCGACCTTCGTGACGCTCTTGGTGATCGCCTCGACCAAGTTCACCCACGGCGCCTGGATGGTCATCATCTTCGTGCCCGCGATCATCCTGTGGTTTCTCTCGGTGCACAACCACTACCGGGACATCGTGGACCAGCTGCACCCCAATCTGGGAGACCTACTGCCGCCCAAGCTGCACCGGGTGCTGATCCCGATTTCGACCTTTCACAAGGGGACGGCGAAGGCGATCAGCTACGCGCTGTCCATCTCCAACGACGTGCGGGCGGTCTACATCGCCCTCGATCCGGAGCGCTCCGAGAAGATCAAAGACATCTGGAAGAACTGGTGCATCGACATCCCGCTGGTCATCCTGCAGTCGCCCTACCGTTCGATTATCCGGCCCCTGCTCGACTATATCGACGAACTGCAGAAGGAGGAAAAGGACCAGCTGATCACGGTCATCCTGCCCGAATTCGTCGCCGCCAAGTGGTGGCAGCAGATCCTGCACAACCAGACGGCGCTGCTGATCCGCGGGATCTTGATGTTCAAGAAGGGCGTGACGGTCACTTCGGTGCGGCATTTCCTCGATTATTAG
- a CDS encoding DUF983 domain-containing protein produces the protein METFSILGRGIRGRCPQCGEGRLFEGWVTLLPQCRVCGLKLASREGDTWAFMYISTAFITGLFVLAMLWVLPDNLAAGRLLVALAALVFFLLSWPPRKGFAVAFDYWVEWRWNNDGSLQFRKKRGRC, from the coding sequence ATGGAAACTTTTTCGATCCTGGGCCGGGGGATTCGCGGCCGTTGCCCCCAGTGCGGGGAAGGCAGGCTCTTCGAGGGTTGGGTGACCCTCCTCCCCCAATGCCGGGTCTGCGGCCTCAAGCTGGCCTCGCGCGAGGGGGATACCTGGGCCTTTATGTACATCAGCACCGCCTTCATCACGGGCCTCTTCGTCCTGGCGATGCTCTGGGTCTTGCCGGACAATTTGGCGGCAGGCCGCCTGCTGGTGGCCTTGGCCGCCTTGGTTTTTTTCTTGCTAAGTTGGCCGCCTCGAAAGGGCTTCGCGGTGGCCTTCGATTACTGGGTGGAATGGAGATGGAACAACGACGGGAGCCTGCAATTCCGAAAAAAAAGGGGCCGCTGTTAA
- a CDS encoding DUF882 domain-containing protein yields the protein MGPLNWLGQFIFRTVQGYAMPKITDHFSLHEFDCSDGTPYPEKWIKPRLELLCENLEIIREALGEPMIVTSGYRTPAYNRKIGGARHSQHLEGRAADFKCRGKRPATIAAIVRDLMGKGKITPGGIGVYPTFVHYDTRGYRAFWTGGRKKN from the coding sequence ATGGGCCCGCTCAACTGGCTGGGACAATTTATTTTTCGCACAGTGCAGGGGTACGCTATGCCAAAAATTACCGATCATTTTTCCCTTCACGAGTTCGACTGCTCGGACGGCACGCCATACCCCGAGAAATGGATCAAGCCGCGCCTGGAGTTGCTCTGCGAAAACCTAGAGATCATCCGTGAGGCCTTGGGCGAGCCGATGATCGTGACCTCGGGTTACCGGACGCCCGCCTACAACCGCAAGATCGGTGGCGCCAGGCACTCCCAGCACCTCGAGGGCCGGGCTGCGGACTTCAAGTGCCGGGGGAAGCGGCCAGCAACGATCGCAGCCATCGTCCGCGACCTAATGGGCAAGGGTAAGATCACGCCAGGCGGGATCGGTGTCTACCCAACTTTCGTGCATTATGACACCCGCGGTTACCGGGCCTTTTGGACCGGTGGCCGCAAGAAAAACTAG